A genome region from Candidatus Atribacteria bacterium includes the following:
- a CDS encoding glutamate racemase, with amino-acid sequence MREQPIGFFDSGFGGLSVVKEVKKLLPQENIEYFADHLRQPYGEKSQAELIKFTFQIINFLLKKKIKIGVIACNTATAASLEKAREYYKIPLIGVIQPAVQDAIKKSLNQRIGIIATEFTTKNGAYPTEINRVAPGTKVFSNFCPKFVYMVETGKFTTAETYRVAREYLEPLKKAQIDTLILGCTHYSFLKKVISEIMGEKVVIIDPSISTALAVKESLSQMGTLKKKAISKEKYYTTGVVESEKKTAQTIFNCDNIEIQKVKLEELEPNI; translated from the coding sequence ATGAGAGAGCAGCCGATTGGTTTTTTTGATTCGGGCTTTGGTGGTTTATCGGTAGTAAAAGAAGTAAAGAAATTACTTCCTCAAGAAAATATTGAATATTTCGCGGACCATCTTCGCCAGCCTTATGGTGAGAAAAGCCAAGCAGAACTAATTAAATTTACTTTCCAGATTATTAACTTCCTTCTCAAGAAAAAAATAAAAATAGGTGTTATTGCATGCAATACAGCTACCGCCGCCAGTCTTGAAAAAGCAAGAGAATATTATAAAATTCCCCTTATCGGAGTTATCCAACCAGCAGTTCAAGATGCTATAAAAAAGAGTTTAAATCAAAGGATTGGAATTATTGCCACCGAATTTACCACTAAAAATGGAGCGTATCCCACTGAAATCAATCGAGTTGCCCCCGGAACAAAGGTTTTTTCAAATTTTTGTCCCAAATTTGTTTATATGGTTGAGACCGGTAAATTTACTACCGCGGAAACCTACCGAGTTGCCCGAGAATATTTAGAGCCATTAAAAAAAGCACAAATTGATACTTTAATATTAGGCTGCACCCACTATTCTTTTTTAAAAAAGGTTATATCGGAGATCATGGGTGAAAAAGTAGTCATCATTGATCCATCGATCAGTACTGCATTAGCCGTAAAAGAGAGCTTATCCCAAATGGGAACTTTGAAGAAAAAAGCTATAAGTAAAGAAAAATACTATACGACCGGTGTAGTAGAAAGTGAAAAGAAAACCGCCCAAACCATTTTTAATTGCGATAATATTGAAATTCAGAAAGTAAAGTTAGAAGAATTAGAACCAAATATTTG